A genome region from Camelina sativa cultivar DH55 chromosome 10, Cs, whole genome shotgun sequence includes the following:
- the LOC104718355 gene encoding multiple RNA-binding domain-containing protein 1 isoform X3: MSRICVKNLPKHVKEDQLRDVFSQKGEITDAKLMRSIDGKSRQFAFIGYRSAQEAQEAIKYFNKSFLDTSRIFVEIAHKVGDENAPRPWSRISRKKEEKVNEDCEKSSSELLNSGNAKGGKQRKPEVDDPEFQEFLEVHQRGKSKIWSNDVSIPPAPEQTIKEKVLVKKADEPMVSNGAEPNNVKRSSDTEKTEESNAVAPTDDVSDMDYFKSRIKKNLSDSDSDSETESSEDEDEAGDDDLVGDDDGKAGEDGHDADIRNFPIDGDFEADGVDKDDDGDAMEVEADGKGAQEFKADSDDVLDTGRLFVRNLPYTATEEELMDHFSEFGEISEVHLVLDKETKRSKGIAYILYPIPECAARAMEELDNSIFQGRLLHILPAKHRETSDKQLNDTSNLPKTFKQKREEQRKASEAGGNTKAWNSLFMRPDTILENIVRVYGVSKSELLDREAEDPAVRLALGETKVIAKTKEAFAKAGVNVTSLEEFATGNGDEKNRSKHILLVKNLPFASTEKELAQMFGKFGSLDKIVLPPTKTMALVVFLEPAEARAAIKGMAYKRYIDGPLFLEWAPANILESDNNEKKSDDVGENDVRRVSLERQVEIDPDVTESNVLHVKNLSFKTTDETLKKHLTRLVKQGKILSVKIIKHVKNGKTLSRGYGFVEFDSVETATSVYRDLQGTVLDRHALSLRFCENKRSDKVGKDSGKDKTSTKLHVKNVAFEATKNELKQLFSPFGQIKSLRLPKKNMGQYAGYAFVEFVTKQEALNAKRALASTHFYGRHLVLEWAKDDNSMEAIRKRSAAKMDQDNDNAKRRKKTKVVDESSMKFERIAE, encoded by the exons aT GTCGAGGATATGCGTTAAGAATTTGCCCAAACATGTGAAAGAGGATCAACTTCGAGATGTCTTTTCACAGAAAGGAGAAATCACTGACGCCAAATTGATGCGTTCCAT TGATGGTAAGAGTAGACAATTTGCTTTTATTGGATATCGTAGTGCTCAAGAAGCTCAAGAAGCTATTAAGTATTTCAACAAGTCTTTTCTTGATACTTCTCGTATATTTGTTGAG ATTGCTCATAAAGTCGGAGATGAGAACGCTCCTCGTCCATGGAGTCGTATTTCTcgtaagaaagaagagaaagttaaTGAAGATTGTGAAAAATCGTCTAGTGAACTTTTAAACAGTGGTAATGCTAAAGgaggaaaacagaggaaacctGAGGTTGATGATCCTGAGTTCCAGGAATTTCTTGAGGTTCATCAGAGGGGTAAGTCGAAAATCTGGTCCAATGACGTGTCCATTCCCCCTGCCCCTGAACAAACCATTAAAGAGAAGGTCTTGGTGAAGAAGGCCGATGAGCCGATGGTTTCCAATGGTGCTGAGCCTAACAATGTTAAAAGATCATCTGATACTGAAAAGACTGAAGAGAGCAACGCTGTAGCTCCCactgatgatgtttctgataTGGACTACTTCAAGAGTAGGATTAAGAAAAATCTGTCGGATTCGGACAGTGATAGTGAAACTGAGAGtagtgaagatgaagatgaagctggtgatgatgatcttgTGGGGGATGATGATGGTAAAGCTGGTGAAGATGGTCATGATGCTGATATTCGTAATTTTCCTATTGATGGAGATTTTGAAGCTGATGGAGttgataaagatgatgatggcGATGCCATGGAAGTAGAAGCTGATGGCAAGGGGGCTCAAGAATTTAAAGCTGACAGTGATGATGTTCTTGACACTGGTCGCCTTTTCGTCCGTAACCTGCCTTACACTGCAAC AGAAGAAGAGCTTATGGATCATTTTAGCGAATTTGGTGAGATATCAGAAGTCCATCTTGTTCTTGACAAGGAGACGAAAAGGTCCAAAGGAATTGCCTACATCCTTTACCCGATTCCGGAATGTGCGGCAAG GGCAATGGAGGAATTAGATAACTCAATTTTCCAGGGCCGGTTGTTGCATATTTTGCCAGCCAAGCACCGTGAAACGTCTGATAAACAATT GAATGACACGTCTAACCTGCCAAAAACATTcaagcaaaagagagaggaaCAAAGAAAGGCATCGGAAGCTGGTGGAAATACAAAGGCTTGGAATAGTTTATTCATGCGACCCGATACT ATTCTAGAAAACATAGTAAGGGTGTATGGTGTAAGCAAAAGTGAGTTACTTGACCGTGAAGCTGAAGATCCTGCTGTGCGCCTTGCTTTGGGAGAAACAAAAGTGATTGCGAAGACAAAAGAAGCCTTTGCTAAAGCTGGTGTAAATGTTACCTCTTTGGAAGAATTTGCTACAGGGAATGGTGATGAGAAGAACCGAAGCAAACATATCCTCTTAGTAAAGAATTTGCCATTTGCTTCCACTGAAAAGGAACTGGCTCAAATGTTTGGAAAATTTGGAAGTCTAGACAAAATTGTCCTCCCTCCGACGAAGACGATGGCCTTG GTTGTTTTCCTTGAGCCGGCTGAGGCACGTGCAGCTATTAAGGGAATGGCATACAAGCGTTATAT AGATGG TCCCTTGTTTCTGGAGTGGGCTCCTGCAAATATTCTTGAGTCCGATAACAATGAAAAGAAGAGTGATGATGTTGGAGAAAATGATGTGAGAAGAGTCAGCTTGGAGCGGCAGGTTGAAATCGATCCAGATGTAACTGAG TCAAATGTCCTTCATGTTAAGAATCTGAGCTTCAAGACAACTGATGAGACTCTGAAGAAGCATTTGACTAGACTGGTGAAGCAGGGAAAGATTCTGAGTGTCAAG ATTATAAAGCATGTaaagaatgggaagactctttcACGCGGTTATGGTTTTGTAGAATTCGACTCTGTAGAGACAGCCACCAGTGTCTACAGAGATCTACAg GGGACTGTTCTGGATAGGCATGCTTTGAGCTTGAGATTCTGCGAAAACAAGCGGAGTGACAAGGTTGGAAAAGATTCAGGCAAGGACAAAACTTCGACAAAGTTGCATGTGAAAAATGTAGCTTTTGAGGCAACCAAGAATGAACTAAAACAGCTATTCAGTCCATTCGGACAG ATAAAGAGTCTGAGGCTTCCAAAGAAGAATATGGGGCAATATGCTGGTTATGCTTTTGTTGAATTCGTGACAAAGCAGGAAGCCTTAAATGCTAAAAGAGCATTGGCCAGCACCCATTTCTACGGACGCCATTTG GTGCTCGAGTGGGCCAAAGATGACAATAGCATGGAAGCGATCAGAAAGCGTTCTGCTGCTAAGATGGACCAAGACAACGATAATgcaaagagaaggaaaaaaacgaaAGTTGTTGATGAAAGCAGCATGAAGTTTGAGAGAATAGCTGAGTAG
- the LOC104718355 gene encoding multiple RNA-binding domain-containing protein 1 isoform X2, with product MSRICVKNLPKHVKEDQLRDVFSQKGEITDAKLMRSIDGKSRQFAFIGYRSAQEAQEAIKYFNKSFLDTSRIFVEIAHKVGDENAPRPWSRISRKKEEKVNEDCEKSSSELLNSGNAKGGKQRKPEVDDPEFQEFLEVHQRGKSKIWSNDVSIPPAPEQTIKEKVLVKKADEPMVSNGAEPNNVKRSSDTEKTEESNAVAPTDDVSDMDYFKSRIKKNLSDSDSDSETESSEDEDEAGDDDLVGDDDGKAGEDGHDADIRNFPIDGDFEADGVDKDDDGDAMEVEADGKGAQEFKADSDDVLDTGRLFVRNLPYTATEEELMDHFSEFGEISEVHLVLDKETKRSKGIAYILYPIPECAARAMEELDNSIFQGRLLHILPAKHRETSDKQLNDTSNLPKTFKQKREEQRKASEAGGNTKAWNSLFMRPDTILENIVRVYGVSKSELLDREAEDPAVRLALGETKVIAKTKEAFAKAGVNVTSLEEFATGNGDEKNRSKHILLVKNLPFASTEKELAQMFGKFGSLDKIVLPPTKTMALVVFLEPAEARAAIKGMAYKRYIDGPLFLEWAPANILESDNNEKKSDDVGENDVRRVSLERQVEIDPDVTESNVLHVKNLSFKTTDETLKKHLTRLVKQGKILSVKIIKHVKNGKTLSRGYGFVEFDSVETATSVYRDLQGTVLDRHALSLRFCENKRSDKVGKDSGKDKTSTKLHVKNVAFEATKNELKQLFSPFGQIKSLRLPKKNMGQYAGYAFVEFVTKQEALNAKRALASTHFYGRHLVLEWAKDDNSMEAIRKRSAAKMDQDNDNAKRRKKTKVVDESSMKFERIAE from the exons aT GTCGAGGATATGCGTTAAGAATTTGCCCAAACATGTGAAAGAGGATCAACTTCGAGATGTCTTTTCACAGAAAGGAGAAATCACTGACGCCAAATTGATGCGTTCCAT TGATGGTAAGAGTAGACAATTTGCTTTTATTGGATATCGTAGTGCTCAAGAAGCTCAAGAAGCTATTAAGTATTTCAACAAGTCTTTTCTTGATACTTCTCGTATATTTGTTGAG ATTGCTCATAAAGTCGGAGATGAGAACGCTCCTCGTCCATGGAGTCGTATTTCTcgtaagaaagaagagaaagttaaTGAAGATTGTGAAAAATCGTCTAGTGAACTTTTAAACAGTGGTAATGCTAAAGgaggaaaacagaggaaacctGAGGTTGATGATCCTGAGTTCCAGGAATTTCTTGAGGTTCATCAGAGGGGTAAGTCGAAAATCTGGTCCAATGACGTGTCCATTCCCCCTGCCCCTGAACAAACCATTAAAGAGAAGGTCTTGGTGAAGAAGGCCGATGAGCCGATGGTTTCCAATGGTGCTGAGCCTAACAATGTTAAAAGATCATCTGATACTGAAAAGACTGAAGAGAGCAACGCTGTAGCTCCCactgatgatgtttctgataTGGACTACTTCAAGAGTAGGATTAAGAAAAATCTGTCGGATTCGGACAGTGATAGTGAAACTGAGAGtagtgaagatgaagatgaagctggtgatgatgatcttgTGGGGGATGATGATGGTAAAGCTGGTGAAGATGGTCATGATGCTGATATTCGTAATTTTCCTATTGATGGAGATTTTGAAGCTGATGGAGttgataaagatgatgatggcGATGCCATGGAAGTAGAAGCTGATGGCAAGGGGGCTCAAGAATTTAAAGCTGACAGTGATGATGTTCTTGACACTGGTCGCCTTTTCGTCCGTAACCTGCCTTACACTGCAAC AGAAGAAGAGCTTATGGATCATTTTAGCGAATTTGGTGAGATATCAGAAGTCCATCTTGTTCTTGACAAGGAGACGAAAAGGTCCAAAGGAATTGCCTACATCCTTTACCCGATTCCGGAATGTGCGGCAAG GGCAATGGAGGAATTAGATAACTCAATTTTCCAGGGCCGGTTGTTGCATATTTTGCCAGCCAAGCACCGTGAAACGTCTGATAAACAATT GAATGACACGTCTAACCTGCCAAAAACATTcaagcaaaagagagaggaaCAAAGAAAGGCATCGGAAGCTGGTGGAAATACAAAGGCTTGGAATAGTTTATTCATGCGACCCGATACT ATTCTAGAAAACATAGTAAGGGTGTATGGTGTAAGCAAAAGTGAGTTACTTGACCGTGAAGCTGAAGATCCTGCTGTGCGCCTTGCTTTGGGAGAAACAAAAGTGATTGCGAAGACAAAAGAAGCCTTTGCTAAAGCTGGTGTAAATGTTACCTCTTTGGAAGAATTTGCTACAGGGAATGGTGATGAGAAGAACCGAAGCAAACATATCCTCTTAGTAAAGAATTTGCCATTTGCTTCCACTGAAAAGGAACTGGCTCAAATGTTTGGAAAATTTGGAAGTCTAGACAAAATTGTCCTCCCTCCGACGAAGACGATGGCCTTG GTTGTTTTCCTTGAGCCGGCTGAGGCACGTGCAGCTATTAAGGGAATGGCATACAAGCGTTATAT AGATGGTCCCTTGTTTCTGGAGTGGGCTCCTGCAA ATATTCTTGAGTCCGATAACAATGAAAAGAAGAGTGATGATGTTGGAGAAAATGATGTGAGAAGAGTCAGCTTGGAGCGGCAGGTTGAAATCGATCCAGATGTAACTGAG TCAAATGTCCTTCATGTTAAGAATCTGAGCTTCAAGACAACTGATGAGACTCTGAAGAAGCATTTGACTAGACTGGTGAAGCAGGGAAAGATTCTGAGTGTCAAG ATTATAAAGCATGTaaagaatgggaagactctttcACGCGGTTATGGTTTTGTAGAATTCGACTCTGTAGAGACAGCCACCAGTGTCTACAGAGATCTACAg GGGACTGTTCTGGATAGGCATGCTTTGAGCTTGAGATTCTGCGAAAACAAGCGGAGTGACAAGGTTGGAAAAGATTCAGGCAAGGACAAAACTTCGACAAAGTTGCATGTGAAAAATGTAGCTTTTGAGGCAACCAAGAATGAACTAAAACAGCTATTCAGTCCATTCGGACAG ATAAAGAGTCTGAGGCTTCCAAAGAAGAATATGGGGCAATATGCTGGTTATGCTTTTGTTGAATTCGTGACAAAGCAGGAAGCCTTAAATGCTAAAAGAGCATTGGCCAGCACCCATTTCTACGGACGCCATTTG GTGCTCGAGTGGGCCAAAGATGACAATAGCATGGAAGCGATCAGAAAGCGTTCTGCTGCTAAGATGGACCAAGACAACGATAATgcaaagagaaggaaaaaaacgaaAGTTGTTGATGAAAGCAGCATGAAGTTTGAGAGAATAGCTGAGTAG
- the LOC104718355 gene encoding multiple RNA-binding domain-containing protein 1 isoform X1 — MSRICVKNLPKHVKEDQLRDVFSQKGEITDAKLMRSIDGKSRQFAFIGYRSAQEAQEAIKYFNKSFLDTSRIFVEIAHKVGDENAPRPWSRISRKKEEKVNEDCEKSSSELLNSGNAKGGKQRKPEVDDPEFQEFLEVHQRGKSKIWSNDVSIPPAPEQTIKEKVLVKKADEPMVSNGAEPNNVKRSSDTEKTEESNAVAPTDDVSDMDYFKSRIKKNLSDSDSDSETESSEDEDEAGDDDLVGDDDGKAGEDGHDADIRNFPIDGDFEADGVDKDDDGDAMEVEADGKGAQEFKADSDDVLDTGRLFVRNLPYTATEEELMDHFSEFGEISEVHLVLDKETKRSKGIAYILYPIPECAARAMEELDNSIFQGRLLHILPAKHRETSDKQLNDTSNLPKTFKQKREEQRKASEAGGNTKAWNSLFMRPDTILENIVRVYGVSKSELLDREAEDPAVRLALGETKVIAKTKEAFAKAGVNVTSLEEFATGNGDEKNRSKHILLVKNLPFASTEKELAQMFGKFGSLDKIVLPPTKTMALVVFLEPAEARAAIKGMAYKRYIDGPLFLEWAPANILESDNNEKKSDDVGENDVRRVSLERQVEIDPDVTESNVLHVKNLSFKTTDETLKKHLTRLVKQGKILSVKIIKHVKNGKTLSCGYGFVEFDSVETATSVYRDLQGTVLDRHALSLRFCENKRSDKVGKDSGKDKTSTKLHVKNVAFEATKNELKQLFSPFGQIKSLRLPKKNMGQYAGYAFVEFVTKQEALNAKRALASTHFYGRHLVLEWAKDDNSMEAIRKRSAAKMDQDNDNAKRRKKTKVVDESSMKFERIAE, encoded by the exons aT GTCGAGGATATGCGTTAAGAATTTGCCCAAACATGTGAAAGAGGATCAACTTCGAGATGTCTTTTCACAGAAAGGAGAAATCACTGACGCCAAATTGATGCGTTCCAT TGATGGTAAGAGTAGACAATTTGCTTTTATTGGATATCGTAGTGCTCAAGAAGCTCAAGAAGCTATTAAGTATTTCAACAAGTCTTTTCTTGATACTTCTCGTATATTTGTTGAG ATTGCTCATAAAGTCGGAGATGAGAACGCTCCTCGTCCATGGAGTCGTATTTCTcgtaagaaagaagagaaagttaaTGAAGATTGTGAAAAATCGTCTAGTGAACTTTTAAACAGTGGTAATGCTAAAGgaggaaaacagaggaaacctGAGGTTGATGATCCTGAGTTCCAGGAATTTCTTGAGGTTCATCAGAGGGGTAAGTCGAAAATCTGGTCCAATGACGTGTCCATTCCCCCTGCCCCTGAACAAACCATTAAAGAGAAGGTCTTGGTGAAGAAGGCCGATGAGCCGATGGTTTCCAATGGTGCTGAGCCTAACAATGTTAAAAGATCATCTGATACTGAAAAGACTGAAGAGAGCAACGCTGTAGCTCCCactgatgatgtttctgataTGGACTACTTCAAGAGTAGGATTAAGAAAAATCTGTCGGATTCGGACAGTGATAGTGAAACTGAGAGtagtgaagatgaagatgaagctggtgatgatgatcttgTGGGGGATGATGATGGTAAAGCTGGTGAAGATGGTCATGATGCTGATATTCGTAATTTTCCTATTGATGGAGATTTTGAAGCTGATGGAGttgataaagatgatgatggcGATGCCATGGAAGTAGAAGCTGATGGCAAGGGGGCTCAAGAATTTAAAGCTGACAGTGATGATGTTCTTGACACTGGTCGCCTTTTCGTCCGTAACCTGCCTTACACTGCAAC AGAAGAAGAGCTTATGGATCATTTTAGCGAATTTGGTGAGATATCAGAAGTCCATCTTGTTCTTGACAAGGAGACGAAAAGGTCCAAAGGAATTGCCTACATCCTTTACCCGATTCCGGAATGTGCGGCAAG GGCAATGGAGGAATTAGATAACTCAATTTTCCAGGGCCGGTTGTTGCATATTTTGCCAGCCAAGCACCGTGAAACGTCTGATAAACAATT GAATGACACGTCTAACCTGCCAAAAACATTcaagcaaaagagagaggaaCAAAGAAAGGCATCGGAAGCTGGTGGAAATACAAAGGCTTGGAATAGTTTATTCATGCGACCCGATACT ATTCTAGAAAACATAGTAAGGGTGTATGGTGTAAGCAAAAGTGAGTTACTTGACCGTGAAGCTGAAGATCCTGCTGTGCGCCTTGCTTTGGGAGAAACAAAAGTGATTGCGAAGACAAAAGAAGCCTTTGCTAAAGCTGGTGTAAATGTTACCTCTTTGGAAGAATTTGCTACAGGGAATGGTGATGAGAAGAACCGAAGCAAACATATCCTCTTAGTAAAGAATTTGCCATTTGCTTCCACTGAAAAGGAACTGGCTCAAATGTTTGGAAAATTTGGAAGTCTAGACAAAATTGTCCTCCCTCCGACGAAGACGATGGCCTTG GTTGTTTTCCTTGAGCCGGCTGAGGCACGTGCAGCTATTAAGGGAATGGCATACAAGCGTTATAT AGATGGTCCCTTGTTTCTGGAGTGGGCTCCTGCAAATATTCTTGAGTCCGATAACAATGAAAAGAAGAGTGATGATGTTGGAGAAAATGATGTGAGAAGAGTCAGCTTGGAGCGGCAGGTTGAAATCGATCCAGATGTAACTGAG TCAAATGTCCTTCATGTTAAGAATCTGAGCTTCAAGACAACTGATGAGACTCTGAAGAAGCATTTGACTAGACTGGTGAAGCAGGGAAAGATTCTGAGTGTCAAG ATTATAAAGCATGTaaagaatgggaagactctttcATGCGGTTATGGTTTTGTAGAATTCGATTCTGTAGAGACAGCCACCAGTGTCTACAGAGATCTACAg GGGACTGTTCTGGATAGGCATGCTTTGAGCTTGAGATTCTGCGAAAACAAGCGGAGTGACAAGGTTGGAAAAGATTCAGGCAAGGACAAAACTTCGACAAAGTTGCATGTGAAAAATGTAGCTTTTGAGGCAACCAAGAATGAACTAAAACAGCTATTCAGTCCATTCGGACAG ATAAAGAGTCTGAGGCTTCCAAAGAAGAATATGGGGCAATATGCTGGTTATGCTTTTGTTGAATTCGTGACAAAGCAGGAAGCCTTAAATGCTAAAAGAGCATTGGCCAGCACCCATTTCTACGGACGCCATTTG GTGCTCGAGTGGGCCAAAGATGACAATAGCATGGAAGCGATCAGAAAGCGTTCTGCTGCTAAGATGGACCAAGACAACGATAATgcaaagagaaggaaaaaaacgaaAGTTGTTGATGAAAGCAGCATGAAGTTTGAGAGAATAGCTGAGTAG
- the LOC104718356 gene encoding cyclin-T1-4 codes for MAGVLAGDCSYGESGISSYSKNSNEKQEEVSRWYFGRKEIEENSPSRLDSIDLKKETYLRKSYCTFLQDLGMRLKVPQVTIATAIIFCHRFFIRQSHARNDRRTIATVCMFLAGKVEETPRPLKDVIVVSYEIIHKKDPTTAQKIKQKEVYEQQKELILSGEKIVLSTLGFDFNVHHPYKPLVEAIKKFKVAQNALAQVAWNFVNDGLRTSLCLQFKPHHIAAGAIFLAAKFLKVKLPSDGEKVWWQEFDVTPRQLEDVSNQMLELYEQNRVPASQGSEVESSVGGGSAHHVGSRPISARPTHEHSNSDNHGGLSKATQNRSNDNGSGEAGSVITEQKGERDTETKDSLRTENHAAHKARSGIEAPGKEKPEKAGAQLPEDDKSRVVDTGESDAPVSQSPKDLKLLRDKWKAKLEAKKFQGERTRKQDLVDEDDLIERELEDVELAVEDDKDIQNKSSEINNMGTEHGEILDGKHLVGSTEEGEMVDDVSSTMPSRKRKMGSPCEKQLGEGKRRHNNSENVEEGHKTN; via the exons ATGGCTGGAGTATTAGCTGGGGATTGTTCATATGGGGAGAGTGGCATTTCATCTTACTCCAAGAATTCTAATGAAAAGCAGGAAGAGGTTTCCCGCTGGTATTTTGgaagaaaagaaatagaagaaaactcTCCGTCGAGGTTGGATAGTATTGACCTAAAGAAGGAAACATACCTCCGCAAGTCATACTGTACTTTTCTGCAGGACTTAGGCATGCGATTGAAAGT TCCTCAGGTTACAATAGCTACAGCAATAATATTCTGTCATCGATTCTTCATTCGCCAGTCACATGCTAGGAATGACAGAAGG ACGATTGCTACAGTCTGCATGTTCCTTGCTGGAAAAGTTGAAGAAACTCCAAGGCCGTTAAAAGATGTTATTGTTGTCTCTTATGAGATAATACACAAGAAGGATCCTACTACTGCACAGAAGATCAAGCAAAAG GAAGTATATGAGCAACAAAAAGAGCTTATACTTAGTGGAGAAAAGATTGTACTTTCTACGCTGGGGTTTGATTTCAATGTTCATCATCCGTATAAACCTCTTGTAGAAGCGATAAAGAAATTTAAGGTCGCACAGAATGCTCTGGCCCAAGTTGCATGGAATTTTGTTAACGATGG TCTGCGGACGTCACTCTGCCTGCAATTTAAGCCTCACCACATTGCGGCGGGAGCAATTTTTCTTGCTGCGAAGTTCCTTAAAGTGAAATTACCATCAGATGGAGAGAAGGTTTGGTGGCAAGAATTTGATGTCACACCTCGACAACTGGAGG ACGTTAGCAACCAAATGCTTGAGCTGTATGAGCAAAACCGTGTTCCTGCATCTCAAGGAAGCGAAGTCGAAAGTAGTGTAGGTGGAGGATCAGCGCATCATGTTGGGTCTAGGCCAATATCAGCACGTCCAACTCATGAACATTCAAATTCTGATAATCACGGGGGTTTGTCAAAAGCTACACAAAACCGGAGCAATGATAATGGGAGTGGTGAGGCAGGTAGTGTCATTACCGAGCAGAAGGGGGAAAGAGATACAGAAACGAAAGATAGTCTGCGTACTGAAAATCATGCAGCACATAAGGCTAGGTCGGGAATTGAGGCACCTGGGAAGGAAAAACCAGAGAAAGCAGGTGCACAGCTTCCAGAAGACGATAAATCTAGAGTTGTTGATACAGGTGAAAGTGATGCCCCGGTCAGCCAGTCCCCAAAAGACTTAAAATTGCTTAGAGATAAGTGGAAGGCTAAATTAGAGGCTAAGAAGTTCCAAGGTGAAAGGACGAGAAAACAGGATTTGGTGGATGAGGATGATTTGATCGAAAGAGAACTGGAAGACGTTGAACTAGCTGTTGAGGATGACAAAGATATACAAAACAAGAGCTCCGAAATTAATAACATGGGTACAGAACATGGCGAGATTCTTGATGGAAAGCACTTGGTGGGCAGTACTGAGGAAGGTGAAATGGTAGATGATGTTTCTTCAACAATGCCTAGCCGTAAGAGAAAAATGGGAAGCCCCTGTGAAAAACAGTTAGGAGAAGGAAAGAGGCGACACAATAACAGTGAGAATGTTGAAGAAGGTCACAAGACAAACTGA
- the LOC104718357 gene encoding J domain-containing protein DDB_G0295729-like: MECNKEEAIKAMDIAKKKVAENDYNGAKKLAAKAQNLYPKLDGLKQVMMLIDVYISAGNKIIGGDLDWYGILGVDPLADEEVVKKQYKRLALLLHPDKNKCEGAEGAFKLVLAAWCLLSDKVKRIAYDQKRKLNEVKPRRSRKQKQPPKKPPNQPKQPPNQPPNQPKQPPNQPKQPPNQPKQPPNQQKQPPNQPKQPPNQPKQPPNQPSSSGRSRSNKPTSKVSTFWTMCNKCRTEYEYVRVFFLNKSVLCRNCRGTFKATEKEKTPTEKEEAQQATNKNTNGASSSRKDSSISTVGSFNSGNVANQAEERGKREVREPEEATRGISNSEVEERVFKKLRTDDYAEASNGIKV; encoded by the coding sequence ATGGAATGCAACAAGGAGGAAGCTATAAAGGCAATGGATATTGCCAAGAAGAAAGTTGCGGAGAACGATTACAACGGGGCGAAAAAACTAGCAGCCAAGGCTCAGAATTTGTATCCAAAGCTTGATGGGTTGAAACAAGTTATGATGTTGATCGATGTTTATATCTCAGCAGGAAACAAAATCATTGGAGGAGACCTTGATTGGTATGGAATTCTTGGTGTTGATCCATTGGCTGATGAAGAAGTAGTGAAGAAACAATATAAGAGGCTAGCTCTTTTGCTTCATCCTGACAAGAACAAGTGTGAAGGCGCAGAGGGTgcgtttaagcttgttttggctGCTTGGTGTTTATTATCTGATAAGGTTAAAAGAATTGCTTATGATCAGAAAAGGAAGTTGAACGAAGTTAAACCGAGAAGGAGTCGGAAGCAGAAACAACCACCAAAGAAACCACCTAACCAGCCTAAACAACCACCTAACCAGCCACCAAATCAGCCTAAACAGCCACCAAATCAGCCTAAACAGCCACCAAATCAGCCTAAACAGCCACCAAATCAGCAGAAACAGCCACCAAACCAGCCGAAACAACCACCAAACCAGCCGAAACAACCACCAAACCAGCCAAGTTCTAGCGGTAGATCTAGAAGCAATAAGCCCACTTCAAAAGTCAGTACCTTTTGGACAATGTGCAACAAATGCAGGACAGAATATGAGTATGTGAGGGTCTTCTTTCTTAACAAGTCCGTGCTTTGTCGAAATTGCCGTGGGACTTTTAAGGCAactgagaaagagaaaacaccAACTGAGAAAGAGGAAGCAcagcaagcaacaaacaagaacacaaaTGGTGCTTCTTCTAGTAGGAAAGACTCTTCTATATCAACAGTGGGTAGTTTCAACAGCGGAAATGTGGCAAATCAAGCAGAAGAAAGAGGGAAAAGAGAGGTCAGGGAGCCAGAAGAAGCTACAAGAGGAATTTCAAATTCTGAAGTAGAAGAGAGGGTTTTTAAGAAGCTTAGGACAGATGACTATGCAGAGGCAAGTAATGGAATCAAGGTGTGA